In Nocardioides marinus, one DNA window encodes the following:
- a CDS encoding type I restriction endonuclease, whose translation MSVEHELAFEDEICAHLAADGWLYSPTDDRYDKTRALFPADVFAWLQETQPEEWAKVVKPSLSPAEQERAKEQLLDRLVKTLDLPLESGGGTLAVLRKGFKKTPARFAMCEFKPATTLNAAAMERYAAVRLRVMRQVYYSGEHKGSIDLVLFVNGLPVATLELKTDNTQSIEHAKAQYRTDRDPKGEPLLGFANRCLVHFAVSNDEVAMTTRLAGKATHFLPFNVGNDGAAGNPVNPRGAATSYLWERVLQRDSWLHIIGKLLHLETRTDIDPITGEASKKTTLLFPRFHQWELVTNLLATAAQEGPGHRYLAMHSAGSGKTNSIAWTAHGLATLFDERNQKVFDTVIVVTDRTVLDDQLQKAIKQIEGVDGTVATINADQVRNAGTGSKSGLLAAELLAGKLIVIVTMQTFPFALQAIRDNAGLAGKRFAIIADEAHSSQTGRTSQQLRAVLTAEELADLDDGGEIDTEAILAAEMEARAESPNLSFFAFTATPKNKTLELFGRPDADGVPRPFHVYSMQQAIEEGYILDVLRNYTTYDTAFQIAERSRQHLEEVKLVDESEATKGLMRWVSLHPTNIAQKVQIIVEHYRANVRHLLDGHAKAMVVTSSREHAVRYKEAIDAYIAKRGYRLATLVAFSGSITLDGVAFAGAEPPYTEANLNSGLRGRTLPVAFGTDDFQILIVANKYQTGFDQPLLSAMYVDKRLSGVTAVQTLSRLNRTYPAGGKDTTYVLDFVNDPAEILGSFKPYYREATIEGATDPDIVHDLQAKLDAAGIYTESEIDAFVTAYLTGKHGAISAPLKAAADRFNSRYTAAVVDGDAATVEELDLFRKDVGSFVRLYDFLSQIVNYADTDLEKRSLFLRLLAGRLTGRLGAETVDFSTVELTHIKQARSGDHALDLDSGEPVALRPVSATGTGSARDPRMVRLAEVLAKINDLFAGEDFTPAEQQSWVEGLVTVLMDDDTIRAQAGANTRKQFVESPDLSDAVTEAVLGNQTSHHKMADYFFTDDRVKVQLVKLLGELVHENLKAEIT comes from the coding sequence GTGAGTGTCGAGCACGAGCTGGCCTTCGAGGACGAGATCTGCGCCCACCTGGCTGCTGACGGCTGGCTCTACTCGCCGACCGACGATCGGTACGACAAGACTCGAGCCCTGTTCCCCGCCGACGTCTTCGCCTGGCTCCAGGAGACCCAACCCGAGGAGTGGGCGAAGGTCGTCAAGCCGTCGCTGTCACCCGCTGAGCAGGAGCGCGCGAAGGAGCAGTTGCTCGACCGGCTCGTGAAGACGCTCGACCTGCCGTTGGAGTCGGGCGGCGGCACTCTCGCCGTACTCCGCAAGGGGTTCAAGAAGACGCCGGCCCGGTTCGCGATGTGCGAGTTCAAGCCCGCCACCACGCTCAACGCGGCAGCGATGGAGCGGTATGCCGCCGTTCGGCTGCGCGTGATGCGGCAGGTCTACTACTCAGGCGAGCACAAGGGCTCGATCGACCTGGTGCTGTTCGTCAACGGGCTGCCGGTCGCCACGCTCGAGCTCAAGACCGACAACACCCAGTCGATCGAGCACGCCAAGGCGCAGTACCGCACCGACCGCGACCCGAAGGGCGAGCCGCTGCTCGGGTTCGCCAATCGATGCCTGGTGCACTTCGCGGTCTCCAACGACGAGGTCGCGATGACGACGCGGCTCGCCGGGAAGGCGACCCACTTCCTGCCGTTCAACGTGGGCAACGACGGCGCGGCGGGCAACCCGGTCAACCCGCGCGGTGCCGCGACGTCGTACCTGTGGGAGCGGGTCCTGCAGCGCGACTCCTGGCTGCACATCATCGGCAAGCTGCTCCACCTCGAGACCCGCACCGACATCGACCCCATCACCGGCGAGGCGTCGAAGAAGACGACACTGCTCTTCCCCCGCTTCCACCAGTGGGAGCTGGTCACCAACCTGCTCGCGACCGCCGCCCAGGAGGGGCCGGGACACCGCTACCTCGCGATGCACTCCGCCGGCTCGGGCAAGACCAACTCGATCGCCTGGACCGCACACGGCCTGGCCACCCTGTTCGACGAGCGCAACCAGAAGGTCTTCGACACCGTCATCGTCGTCACCGACCGCACCGTGCTCGACGACCAGCTCCAGAAGGCGATCAAGCAGATCGAGGGCGTCGACGGCACCGTCGCCACCATCAACGCCGATCAGGTCCGCAACGCGGGCACCGGATCCAAGTCCGGTCTCCTTGCCGCCGAGCTCCTCGCCGGCAAGCTCATCGTGATCGTCACGATGCAGACCTTCCCGTTCGCGCTCCAGGCGATCCGCGACAACGCCGGCCTGGCCGGGAAGAGGTTCGCGATCATCGCCGACGAGGCCCACTCCTCCCAGACCGGGCGGACGTCGCAGCAGCTGCGCGCCGTACTCACAGCTGAGGAGCTGGCGGACCTCGACGACGGCGGCGAGATCGACACCGAGGCGATCCTCGCGGCGGAGATGGAGGCGCGGGCGGAATCACCCAACCTCTCGTTCTTCGCCTTCACCGCCACTCCGAAGAACAAGACGCTCGAGCTGTTCGGCCGCCCCGACGCGGATGGCGTTCCGCGGCCGTTCCACGTGTACTCGATGCAGCAGGCGATCGAGGAGGGCTACATCCTCGACGTGCTGCGCAACTACACGACGTACGACACCGCCTTCCAGATCGCCGAGCGCTCTCGGCAGCATCTGGAAGAGGTGAAGCTGGTCGACGAGTCCGAGGCCACCAAGGGCCTGATGCGCTGGGTGTCACTGCACCCGACGAACATCGCTCAGAAGGTGCAGATCATCGTCGAGCACTACCGCGCCAACGTGCGTCACCTGCTCGACGGGCACGCCAAGGCCATGGTCGTCACCAGCTCCCGCGAGCACGCCGTGCGCTACAAGGAGGCGATCGATGCCTACATCGCCAAGCGCGGCTACCGGCTCGCCACGCTGGTCGCATTCTCGGGCTCGATCACCCTCGACGGTGTTGCGTTCGCCGGCGCGGAGCCGCCGTACACCGAAGCCAACCTCAACTCCGGGCTGCGGGGGCGGACCCTGCCGGTCGCGTTCGGCACCGACGACTTCCAGATTCTGATCGTCGCCAACAAGTACCAGACCGGCTTCGACCAGCCGCTGTTGAGTGCGATGTACGTCGACAAGCGACTCTCCGGCGTCACAGCCGTGCAAACGCTCTCCCGGCTCAACCGGACCTATCCCGCCGGTGGCAAGGACACGACCTACGTCCTGGACTTCGTCAACGATCCCGCCGAGATCCTCGGCTCCTTCAAGCCCTACTACCGCGAGGCCACGATCGAGGGTGCGACCGACCCCGACATCGTCCACGACCTGCAGGCCAAGCTCGACGCAGCAGGGATCTACACCGAATCGGAGATCGACGCGTTCGTGACCGCCTACCTGACCGGCAAGCACGGGGCGATCTCCGCGCCGCTCAAGGCTGCCGCCGACCGGTTCAACAGCCGCTACACCGCCGCAGTCGTGGACGGTGACGCCGCCACCGTCGAGGAACTCGACCTCTTCCGCAAGGACGTCGGGAGCTTCGTGCGGCTCTACGACTTCCTCTCCCAGATCGTGAACTACGCCGACACCGACCTGGAGAAGCGATCCCTCTTCCTCCGACTGCTCGCCGGCCGCCTGACCGGACGCCTGGGCGCCGAGACGGTCGACTTCTCCACCGTCGAGCTCACCCACATCAAACAGGCTCGCTCCGGTGACCACGCTCTCGATCTCGACAGCGGCGAGCCTGTGGCGCTACGTCCGGTGTCCGCGACCGGGACCGGCTCCGCGCGCGACCCGCGGATGGTGCGCCTGGCCGAAGTGCTGGCGAAGATCAACGACCTGTTCGCCGGCGAGGACTTCACACCCGCCGAGCAACAGTCGTGGGTCGAAGGCCTCGTCACCGTCCTGATGGACGACGACACAATCCGCGCCCAGGCGGGCGCCAACACCCGCAAGCAGTTCGTCGAGTCGCCCGACCTC